Genomic segment of Paenibacillus sp. FSL R5-0623:
GTACAATACTTAATGTTGGAGGGAATTTATAATGGCAGTTAATGCGAGTGCGGTAAAAGAACTTCGCGAAAGAACGGGCGCTGGTATGCTCGATTGTAAAAAAGCACTGGAAGAAGCAAATGGTGATGTAACAAAAGCAGCTGAATTGTTGCGTGAGAAAGGTCTCTCTGCAGCAGCAAGCAAAGCAGGCCGTGCAGCCACTGAAGGCGTTGTAGAATCTTACATCCACGCTGGTGGACGCATTGGTGTCTTGGTTGAAGTTAACTGTGAAACTGACTTCGTTGGTAAAACGGATCAATTTAAGGATTTCGTTAAAGATGTAGCTATGCAAATCGCTGCAGCTAATCCTAAATTCGTTACACGCGAAGAAGTTCCTGCAGATGAGCTTGAAAAAGAAAAAGAAATCCTGAAAGCTCAAGCTCTTAACGAAGGCAAACCAGAGAAAATCATTGAAAAAATGGTTGAAGGCCGTATCGGTAAATACTACGAAGAGTACTGCCTGCTGGAACAAACTTTCGTAAAAGATCCAGACAAAACGATCTCTCAATTGCTGAACGAAAAAATCAGCCAAATTGGTGAAAACATCTCCATCCGTCGTTTCGTTCGTTACGAACTGGGTGAAGGTCTTGAGAAAAAAGTAGACAACTTCGTAGAAGAAGTAATGTCCCAAGTAAACAAATAAGACGGTTTCTATAAACCGGCGAGCAAAATTGATTTTCGAAGATATAAGAATGATGAAACTTCGAAGCGTAAACTCCCTTATATCTCAGGAAAACAGTGCCTTACCGGTTAAACGTTTTTCCTAAAAGAGCGGAACACAACTGTGTTCCTTTCTTTTTAAGCAGGAGGCCATGCGCGAGAAGTTTTGTTGGTTGAACACCAAGCGTGTTCAATTCAAAGTGGAGGGTGAATAATTGGAACAGCCAGTATTTAAACGTGTTGTCTTAAAGGTCAGCGGAGAGTCTCTTTCCGGTCAAAACGGCTACGGTATTGATGCAGATACGATCTCGTCGATTGCCCAACAGGTAAAAGAGGTTGTTGCACTTGGTGTACAGGTTGCTATTGTATGTGGCGGCGGAAACATCTGGCGTGGAATTGCCGGTAGCGAAAAAGGCATCGATCGTGCAACTGCCGATTATATGGGTATGCTGGCGACAGTGATGAACTCGCTGGCACTGCAGGATGCTTTGGAACAGATTGAAGTGCCTACGCGTGTACAGACATCTATTGCAATGCAACAGATTGCAGAGCCTTATATTCGTCGTAGAGCTATTCGCCATCTGGAGAAAGGCCGGGTCGTTATTTTTGCAGCAGGTACAGGTAACCCGTTCTTTTCCACGGATACAACAGCAGCACTGCGCGCAGCGGAGATTGAAGCAGAAGTTATCTTGATGGCCAAAAATAAAGTTGATGGTGTATACTCAGCAGATCCGTTTAAGGACAGCACAGCTGTGAAATTTGATCAGTTGACTTACATGGATATTCTTAACAAAGACCTTGGTGTAATGGATTCAACGGCATCCTCGCTTTGTAAGGACAACAACATCCCGTTGATCGTATTTGCCATTACAGAACAAGGTAACATCAAACGTGTTGTTCTGGGCGAACGTATCGGAACAATCGTTAAAGGGAGTGTAGATTAATGCCACAAGCGGTTAAACAACATGCCGAAGAGCGTATGGAAAAAGCAATTCAAGCATTGCGTCGTGACCTGGCTACTTTGCGTGCAGGCCGTGCAACTCCAGCTCTTCTGGACCGAATCCAGGTAGAGTATTATGGAGCAATGACGCCATTGAATCAACTCGCTAATATCAGTACTCCGGATTCCCGTACACTGATGATTCAGCCTTGGGACAAATCCTCCATGGGTGACATCGAGCGTGCCATCATGAAATCGGATCTGGGTCTTACTCCAGCCAATGATGGTAGCATGATCCGTTTGTCTATTCCGGCATTGACGGAAGAACGTAGAGCGGAACTTGTTAAGCTGACGAAAAAGTTCGGTGAAGAAGGTAAAGTAGCGATTCGTAACATTCGCCGTGACGCGAATGATGACATCAAGAAAATGGAAAAGTCAGATATTTCCGAGGATGAATCCCGGAGACATCAGGACGATATCCAAAAATCGACCGACAAGTTTATTGCTGAAGTCGATAAGGTACTCGCTGCCAAAGAAAAAGAAATCATGGAAGTGTAAGACAAGCGCAGCCCCTCCAATACGGTGGGGTTTTGTCTCTTTTTCCAAGCTTCAGATAAAGAAACTTCAGGGATTTTGGAGGAACAGGAATGATCAAACGGGTTCGGTCGTGGTGGAATGGGGCTGACAAGCAGGAAACGCTGACTATATCCGAGGACAATATCCCGCAGCACGTCGCCATCATCATGGACGGCAATGGACGATGGGCCAAACGTTTGGGACTCCCGCGTATAGCCGGGCACCAAAATGGCATGAAGGCAGTCAAACGTGCGACCATCGCGGCGGATGAACTGGGCATCAAATATCTGACGATGTACGCTTTTTCGACAGAAAACTGGACGCGTCCAAAAGAAGAAGTGGATTTTCTGATGCGACTTCCGCAAGAATTTCTAGCCATAGAGCTGGATGAACTTATAGAAAAAAATGTGCGCATTCGCATGATGGGTCAAGAGGAACATTTACCTTCTCATACCATTAATGCCTTGCGGGAAGCCATTCGTCTTACGGAACATAATACAGGTCTCGTTTTGAACTTTGCAATGAACTATGGAAGTCGTCGTGAAATGACGGACTGTGTTAAACAGATCGCTCTGCAGGTGAAATCGGGGGAACTATCGGCAGAGGACATAACACCTGAACTCATTGATAGACATATGCTGACGGTTGACATGCCCGATCCGGATCTGCTGATCCGGACGAGCGGAGAGTTGAGATTAAGCAACTTTATGCTCTGGCAGCTTGCATATAGTGAATTATGGTTTACGGATATATACTGGCCCGAATTTGGCAAAAAGCATTTGCTTGAAGCAGTAGCCGAATATCAGCGCAGAACAAGGCGTTACGGCGGTTTGAAATAGATGGAGGATGAAGCCGTTGAAACAGCGATTAACGACAGGAATCATAGCAGGTGTGTTGTTTTTAGGTTTTTGCATGCTGGGCGGACCCTGGTACCATGGTTTGGTACTGCTTATGGCTCTCATCGGTTATTATGAATTTGTTAAAATGACCGGGGTGATGCCTTTTTCAGGTGTGGCCCTGATTGGATATGCTGGTGTTTTTGCCATTGTGTTTCCTTGGGAGATGCTTTGGGAGGCAAGACCGTTATCCTTATTTCAGGTCATCTGGATAGTAATGCTTGTGCTGATGACAGCTTCGGTTGTCACCAAAAATAAGCTTCCCGTGAATACAGTGGCGATGCTTTTCATCGGCGTGTTGTATATAGGGATCGGTTTCTATTACATTGCAGAATCCAGACATCTGCATCATGGATTGTTCTGGACTTTCCTGTTGCTGGGCTCCATATGGGCCAGTGATGCAGGAGCTTATTTTGTAGGGAAACTAATTGGTAAAAACAAACTGTGGCCTTCCATCAGTCCAAACAAAACCGTGGAGGGTGCGCTGGGTGGCATCGTGATTGCAATTGTTACTTCTGTTATTTTTGCATTAGTATCAGATGGTTTGCTTTCGTGGCAAAGAGCGATTGTGATCGGAATTGCCTGTGCAGTTGTAGGTCAGATGGGTGACTTGATCCAGTCTGCATACAAACGTGTATATAATATCAAGGATTCAGGCAGTCTTCTCCCAGGGCATGGAGGCATTCTTGATCGGTGCGACAGCTGGATTGTTGTTTTTCCATTCGTACATATACTAATGCTATTGCCCTACTAAAGAAGAACTTGAGTCTGAGATAACAGCATTGTTTGCCGTAGGCATTGGATAATTAAAAATGAGGTGCAGCATGAAAAAAATTGCGATTCTCGGGTCAACCGGTTCCATTGGAACCCAGACACTGGATGTAGTTGACATGCATCCAGAACTCTTTCAAGTGGAGGGACTGGCTGCCGGAGGCAATACAGACCTGCTGGTCGAACAAACCAAACGTTACCGGCCGAAGAAGGTATCGGTGGGGTCCAAAGAACTGGCGGAGAAGGTAGCTCCACATTTGCCAGCAGGAACGCAACTGTTTTATGGCACTGAGGGACTCGTAGAAGTTGCGGCAGGAACCGATGCGCATACGGTTGTTACAGCGGTGGTGGGGAGTGTTGGATTGGAGTCAACGCTTGCTGCCATAGACGCAGGCAAACAGATCGGGCTGGCCAACAAGGAGACATTGGTTACAGCGGGGCATATTGTTACTACAAGAGCGGCTGCCAAAGGAGTCTCTTTGCTACCCATCGATAGTGAGCACTCTGCGATATACCAATGCTTGAATGGTGAAAACAGAGAACGCTTGGCAGGCATTACGCTCACCGCTTCAGGCGGATCATTCCGGGATCTTACCCGTGAACAGTTGAAGAGCGTGACTATTGAGGATGCGCTTAAACATCCGAATTGGTCAATGGGGTCCAAAATTACGATAGACTCGGCAACGATGGTTAACAAGGGTCTCGAGGTCATTGAAGCACATTGGTTATTTGGTCTTCGATATGATCAGATTAATGTATTGCTTCACCCAGAGAGTGTTATTCATTCCTATGTGGAATTTGATGACACCAGCATCATCGCACAACTGGGGAATCCGGATATGCGCGTTCCCATTCAATATGCACTGACTTACCCTGACCGCTTGCCATCACCAGCACAGCGTCTGTCTCTTGCTCAAGCTGGAAAATTACATTTCCGTGAGATGGATATGGAACGGTTCCCGTGTTTAAGAATGGCGTATGAGTGTGGTAAAATGGGAGGAACCGGAACAACGGCGTTTAATGCAGCCAACGAGGTTGCTGTAGCCCGTTTCTTGCGTAAAGAGATTTCATTCCTTAAAATAGAAGATATTATTGCTTCTGTGCTGGAAGCACACCACAATGTGGACGAGCCTGATCTGCAGGAGATCGCGCGTTGTGATCAGGAGAGCCGTAAGCTTGCGGCCAGTCTGTAATCTCTTTTTTCATAACAAATTGGAAGAAGTGATTCTCTTGTGCGGCATCAGAGAATAATGATAATCTAGAGGGACAGACTGCGGTATGTGCCGTGAAGGAGGATGGATAGGGATTGGAAACCATACAAGTGGTATTTCTAACGGTGCTCATGTTCTTTGTCATCGTGACGGTTCATGAATGGGGGCATTATTATTTTGCCAAACGCGCCGGTATTCTTGTACGGGAGTTTGCGATCGGTTTTGGTCCAAAATTGTTCTCATATAAAAGAAACGAGACCCAGTTTACATTGCGTTTGTTGCCTTTTGGTGGATATGCACGAATGGCAGGGGAAGATCCGGAACTGGTAGAGATCCAGGAAGGACAGACCATTGCGGTAAGATCAGTGGATGACCAGGTGAAGATGATCTATCTGGACCAGCTGGATAACCGTAAAAATGTAATACGTGGTGAAGTCATCTCCATTGATATGGAGAGAGCGCTGAAGCTTCAACTCGATGTAGATGGAGAGATTCAGGAGTATCGTATTCATCCTCAAGCAATGTTGGTAAGTCGTGGTAAACAAACGCAGATTGCACCGAAAGATCGTCAATTCGGCAGCAAAACTGTTGGACAGCGTGCATTGGCTATTTTTGCGGGCCCACTCATGAACTTTATCTTGGCCTTTGTGCTGTTTGCTGTATATGCGCAGATGGCAGGAGTTCCGGTGGAAAATCCAAAAAATCTTCAAATTGGTGAGGTGCTTGAAGGTGGGGCAGCCGATCAGGCGAACCTGCAAAAGGGCGATATTATCGAAACCATCAATGGTACTGCAATTGGTACGGATTCTCAAAAAATGGTGTCGATGATTGCCGATTCCAAAGACAAGCCGATGGAATGGACGCTGCGCCGGGGTTCGGATACGTTTAATATAACGATTACTCCACGTGCTGTAGAAGGACAAGAGGGCGGTAAAGTGGGGATCGTACCTACGTTACCAACCCGATCTGTTGGATTTGTAGAGACATTTAAAGTCTCAGGCGTGGCCATGGTTGATACAACCAGAATAATATTTGAAGGTTTTAAACATCTGATCAATCAATTCAACATGGATGATATTGGTGGCCCAGTTCGTACATTTGAAGTGACAGGGCAAATTGCTAAACAAGGGATTGAACAATTAACGAGATGGGCAGCAATTTTGAGTCTGTATCTTGGGATATTTAACTTGCTACCAATACCTGCACTGGACGGCAGCCGTCTGGTATTTTTGGGAATTGAAGCGCTGCGCGGCAGACCTGTTGATCCCAATCGCGAAGGCATGGTGCATTTCATCGGATTTGCGATGTTGTTTGTGTTGATGCTGGCAGTAACTTACAATGATATATTACGTTTAATTAACGGATAATTACGGTTGGACTACGCTCTGGACATTCAGAGATAGTCGTTATGGGAGGACGCTGGAGTCTTATGTCAAAGGAAAATGATAAACAGTTCGTGACTGAAATCACACCACAGGGTGAGGATTTCTCACGCTGGTACATTGATGTTATCAAAAAAGCTGATCTCATGGACTATGCACCCGTACGCGGTTGTATTGTGTTCAAACCAGACGGCTTTGAAATCTGGGAACATATTAAGGATGAGTTGGATCGTCGTTTCCGGGAAACGGGCCATCGCAATGCGTACTTCCCGATGTTCATTCCTGAGAGCTTCTTTCAAAAGGAAAAAGAGCACGTGGAAGGTTTTAACCCTGAATTACCATGGGTTACTGAAGCTGGCGGAGAGAAGTTGGAAGAACGTCTGGCAATCCGTCCTACATCCGAAACGATTATCGGTCACATGTATTCCAAGTGGATTCAGTCTTATCGGGATCTGCCGGTACTGATCAACCAGTGGGCTAACGTAGTTCGTTGGGAAAAAAGAACGTTGCCGTTCCTTCGCACAAGTGAGTTCCTGTGGCAGGAAGGTCATACAGCGCATGAGACGGAAGAAGAAGCACGTGAAGAAACGATGAAAATGCTTGAGATTTATCGTGAAGTGGTTGAGGAATACTTGGCTATTCCTGTAATTGTTGGTCAGAAAACCAAATCCGAGAAGTTTGCGGGTGCGGTGGATACGTACTCGATCGAAGCCATGATGAAGGATGGGCGTGCTGTACAAGCAGGTACATCTCACTATATGGGGACGAACTTTGCAAAAGCATTTGAAATCCAGTATCTTAGCCGCAATAATGTGCTGGAGCTGGCTTACACTACTTCATGGGGAGTAAGCACTCGTTTGATCGGTGCATTAATTATGGTTCACGGAGATGACCGTGGTCTCGTACTTCCTCCTAAAGTGGCACCAACACAAGTGGTCATGATTCCAATTGGGCCTCCGAAAACGCGTGATGCTGTTGTTGGGCGTGCAGATGAGTTGTTCACTGAGTTGAAAAAAGCTGGAGTTCGTGTGAAAATGGATGACCGCAGCGATGTTCGCCCAGGTTGGAAGTTCAATGAATACGAGATGCGCGGTGTTCCGATTCGTCTGGAGATTGGTCCACGTGATATGGAAAATGGCGTTTGTGTACTCGTATCACGGATCACAGGTGAGAAGAAAGTGGTAGAACAAGCGAACCTGGTAGAAGAGATCCAGGCTATGCTGACACAGATTCAGGCAGATATGTTAGAGCGTGCTCGCACATTTATGTCGGATAACTTCTACTCCGTGGATACACTCGATGCGATGAAAGAACTGATGGAAAATAAACGCGGGTTTACACTGGCTGGATGGTGCGGTTCAGAAGCTTGCGAAGATAAAGTAAGAGAAGTCACAGGTGCAACAAGCCGGAACATTCCGTTCAAGCCTGCGGAAGAAAAGCATACGTGCCTGGCTTGTGGTGAACAGGCAGAACACACGGTTGTGTTTGCAAGAGCATACTAAGTCAGGATCACTTGACGAAAAGCACTTATTCACCGTTTAAGTAATGAATGGAGAGCTTCTGTCGGATAAAATGAGTCGGTGCGAGTTCGGATCGGTGACATTTTTGAATGCAGGGGCTTTTCATGCTTTAAGGGGGTACAAGGAGGAACACGATGAGCGGATTCGAGGAGAAAAGAAAACGGTTTGAGTTGTTGATGAAACAGGCAGAGCTTCCGGCTGGTCTGTTAGAGCCCTATTTTTTGGATGGATGGATTGAACAAGTAGAGACCAATCGAAGTAATCGGGAATGGAATATTCTGATTGCAAAGGATACGTTGGTACCCGCTCCAATCTATCGCACATTTTGCCTGCATATCCAAGAGAAAATGAATCATATCGCCAAAATTTCATTTGGCTTCAAATACACGGACCAAGTACAAAATGGTGATATCGTCAGTGAATATTGGAATCTGTTTCTGGAGTGGGTTACCCGTGAGATTCCATCTGTAAATGGTTGGATGAACCGGACAACCTTTGAATGTGAAGAGGATCTTCTACAACTGACAATGAGTGATGCAACGTCGATGGAATTGGCTCGTAAGAAACAGATTGATCAGGCTATTACGAAATTCTATGAAAATTACTTTCATCTACCTCTTCGCATCAAGATGCAAGTGGGTGAAGTGGGAAGTAATAAAGAGGCCATGGAACAGTTCCAGGCCCAAAAACGTGTAGAAGAACTTGAGGTCATCGAGAAGATGATGAGTGAAGTGGACACAGAAATCCCGGTGGATGAGGAGCAGGGTGATCTGCGTTTGCAAATGGGTTATGACATCAAGGAGCCAGCAGTACCCATGCAGGAAATCCAGGATGAAGAGAAAAAGGTCACGCTTCAAGGTACGGTATTTGGACTGGATCGTAAAGAATTGCGAAACGGAAATACGTTGTTTACCTTCTACCTGACCGACTTCACGGACTCCATGCAAATGAAGATGTTTGCCAAAACAAAAGAGGATGTAAAAATTCTCAGTTTGCTGGCTAATGGTAAATGGGTAAAAGTGCGTGGTCGTGTAGAATATGACCGGTTTATGCAAATTCCTGAACTCGCTATGATTCCTTCGGATTTGATTGAAGTTAAAGCACCGCCGTCTCGTAAAGATAATGCACCAGAGAAGCGGGTGGAGTTCCATTTGCACTCTACGATGAGTACGATGGATGCTGTAACTTCAATCGACAAATACGTGAAAATGGCAGCAGAGTGGGGACATAAGGCGATTGCTGTCAGTGATCATGGTGGGGTGCAGGTCTATCCCGAGGCTTCCAAGGCTGCTAAGAAAAACGGGATTAAAATGATCTACGGCCTTGAGGCCAATGTCGTGAATGACTCTGTTGCAGTTGTAATGGCTCCTCAGCCATTGGATCTCCAAACAGCAACATACATCGTATTTGATATCGAGACCACAGGTTTGTCGGTAACACAGAACAAAATTATTGAGATTGCAGCCGTGAAGATGCAAGATGGTAAAGAAATCGACCGGTTTGCAACGTTTGTAAATCCGCATGAACGCATTCCCTACAACATTCAGCAATTGACCAATATTAATGATGACATGGTAAAAGACGCACCTGAGCTGGAGCCTGTTATTCGTGAGTTTGTGCAGTTTGCTGGTGATGGTGTGCTTGTTGCGCATAATGCACGTTTTGACATGGGCTTTATCCAGGCTTCCCTGAAGCAAATTGGATTGCCAGAGCTTCCTAACCCGGTCCTTGACACATTGGAACTGGCGAGATTGTTATTTCCAAAAAATAAGAATCACCGTCTGAATACGATGGCGGATAAATATAAAGTTGGACTCGAAAGTCATCACCGTGCCATTGATGATACGGTTGCACTCGCGGGCATACTGATCGGATTATTAAATGATGCTGCCCAGATGAAAGGGTTAACTAGGCTTGATCGCTTGAACGATTATGTAGGTGTCGACTTGTCGAATACAAGACCTTTCCATTGTGGAATCTATGCATTGAATGATGTCGGTAAGAAAAATCTATACAAGCTGGTATCTCTCTCTCATACGGAACATTTCAAGCGGGTACCGTGCATTCCCAAATCAAAACTGATTAATTTGCGTGAAGGCCTTGTTATTATATCGGGCTGTGAAAAAGGGGAGTTTTTCGAAGCGGTGCTTAACAAATCGCTCGAAGAAGCGGAAGAGATCGCTGAGTTCTATGACATTCTGGAGATCCAACCACTTACCATGTATATGCATTTGGTGGATAAAGGGTTGGTGGCTACACCCGAAGAAATCAAAACAGCGATCCGTAAAGTCATCGATATAGGTGCAAAACTTAATAAACCGGTCATAGCCACAGGTAACGTGCACTATTTGGAACCGCGTGACAAGTTATATCGGGATATCACCATTCACGGAATTACAGGTTTTAGTCCACTGAAAGATCAACGTAAACCGGATGCACATTTTAGAACGACAGAGGAAATGCTGGAAGAGTTCCAGTTCCTGGGCCAAGATAAAGCTTACGAAGTCGTTGTTACAAATACGGTAGAGTTATCTGATCGATTTGAGGAAATTAAGTTATTCCCGGACAAACTGTTTACTCCAATTCTGGAAGGTGCGGACGAAGAAATCCGTAATACCTGTTATGAAACTGCCAAGTCCATCTATGGCGAGGAATTACCAGAAGTAATCGTTGCACGACTAGAGAAAGAGCTCATTCCAATTATTAAATATGGTTTTTCTGCCAACTATCTGATCTCGGAACGCTTGGTTAAAAAATCGAATCAGGATGGTTACCTCGTAGGTTCGCGGGGATCGGTTGGCTCCTCTGTTGTTGCTACATTCCTGGGTATATCCGAGGTTAATCCACTACCTGCTCATTATATTTGTGTGAATTCAGAATGCAAACACAGCGAGTGGTTCCTGGACGGCAGTGTTCGGAGTGGATTTGACCTTCCAGAGAAAGAGTGTCCGGATTGTGGTGGCACACTTAAAGGAGAAGGCCAGGATATTCCGTTTGAGACCTTCCTTGGGTTTAAAGGAGATAAAGTTCCCGATATTGACTTGAACTTCTCTGGTGATTATCAGCCTCACGCACATAACTACACGAAAGTGCTATTCAGCGAGAAAAGTGTTTTCCGTGCGGGGACCATCGGTACGGTGGCTGAGAAAACAGCATTTGGTTTTGCTAAGAAGTACGAGGAACATCATCAGAAGAAATGGCGTGGAGCTGAATTGAATCGTTTGGCCTCTGGCTGTACTGGGGTGAAACGGAGTACTGGTCAGCATCCCGGTGGTATTGTCGTAGTACCTGATTATATCGAGGTCGAAGACGTTACACCTGTTCAGTTTCCGGCTGACGACGTTAATGCGGAGTGGAAAACGACACACTTTGATTATCATGCTTTTGAAGAAAACTTGCTGAAACTTGATATTCTGGGGCACGATGATCCAACTATGATGCGGATGTTGCAGGATTTGACAGGGGTCGATCCAACGACCATTCCGATGAATGATCCGAAAGTCATGAGCATGTTTAACTCAACCGAAGCTTTGGGTGTTACACCGGAACAGATTAGGTCGCCAGTCGCGACGTTTGGCGTGCCGGAGATGGGAACGAAATTTGTACGTCAGATGCTTGTTGAATCCCAGCCGACGTCTTTTGCCGATTTGCTGCAGATTTCCGGATTGTCCCATGGTACAGGGGTATGGCTTGGAAACGCTCAGGATCTGATTAAGAACGGAACGTGTAACATTAAGACGGTAATTGGGTGTCGGGATGATATCATGTTATTCCTGATCTATAAAACGGGAATGGATGCAAGTCTGGCATTTAAGATTACCGAGAGTGTTCGTAAGGGACGGGGCCTGCCGCAGGAATGGATTGACGAGATGAAGAATTGTAAAGTGCCTCAATGGTACATTGATTCGTGTCTCAAAATCCAGTACATGTTCCCGAAGGCACACGCGGCCGCTTATGTTATTTCGGCAGTACGTACGGCGTTCTTCAAGCTGTATCATCCGATTGAATATTACGCAACTTACTTTACCGTTCGGGCGGATGAGATTGATATCGAACTGATGTGCCAGGGATATGACGCGATCTATCGCAAAATTACGGAAATTGAGCAATTAGGTTTCCAAGCTCCTCCAAAAGAGAAAAACATGTTACCTGTTCTGGAAATGGGTCTGGAAATGGCAGCACGCGGATTCTCGCTGAAATCCATTGACTTATACCGTTCGGAAGCGACAAAGTTCATCGTTGACGGAAAATCACTAATCCCTCCATTTTCGGCGTTGGCAGGAATCGGGGATAATGCTGCTCGCAACATTGCTGCAGCAAGAGATCATGGTGAGTTTCTATCGGTTGAGGACTTCCAGCAGAAGTCGAAAGCAAGTAAGACCATTGTTGAACTCCTGTCCAATATGGGATGTTTCCGTGGCTTGCCAGAGAGCAATCAGCTTTCTCTTTTCTAGGATTGAATTTGGATCTAAACATCGCGATTGCTGGGGGAACGTAATTTTTCCTTCATTAGTAAGTAAACTGCCTGAACCATCGCTTACTTGTCACTATTACCAGACTATGTTATAATTTTTGAAGTGAACGAGATAGTACGAATTTCTAAAGAGTGGGGAAACCCACTCTTTAGTCTTTGGTATACAAGAATCTTGGGTATTGAATAATCTGCCAGTGCTTTTTTGCTGGTGTAACCTAAGTTGGAGGTTATTGGTTTTGAGCACAACGAACATTAAATCTACCGTGGAAGAAATGATCCAACCCTACTTGAACGAACAAGGCTTCGAGCTGGTTGACATCGAATACGTCAAAGAAGGCAGCAACTGGTTTTTACGGGTGTATGTCGACAAAGAGGGTGGCATCGACATCGACGATTGCGTCTT
This window contains:
- a CDS encoding PolC-type DNA polymerase III; translation: MSGFEEKRKRFELLMKQAELPAGLLEPYFLDGWIEQVETNRSNREWNILIAKDTLVPAPIYRTFCLHIQEKMNHIAKISFGFKYTDQVQNGDIVSEYWNLFLEWVTREIPSVNGWMNRTTFECEEDLLQLTMSDATSMELARKKQIDQAITKFYENYFHLPLRIKMQVGEVGSNKEAMEQFQAQKRVEELEVIEKMMSEVDTEIPVDEEQGDLRLQMGYDIKEPAVPMQEIQDEEKKVTLQGTVFGLDRKELRNGNTLFTFYLTDFTDSMQMKMFAKTKEDVKILSLLANGKWVKVRGRVEYDRFMQIPELAMIPSDLIEVKAPPSRKDNAPEKRVEFHLHSTMSTMDAVTSIDKYVKMAAEWGHKAIAVSDHGGVQVYPEASKAAKKNGIKMIYGLEANVVNDSVAVVMAPQPLDLQTATYIVFDIETTGLSVTQNKIIEIAAVKMQDGKEIDRFATFVNPHERIPYNIQQLTNINDDMVKDAPELEPVIREFVQFAGDGVLVAHNARFDMGFIQASLKQIGLPELPNPVLDTLELARLLFPKNKNHRLNTMADKYKVGLESHHRAIDDTVALAGILIGLLNDAAQMKGLTRLDRLNDYVGVDLSNTRPFHCGIYALNDVGKKNLYKLVSLSHTEHFKRVPCIPKSKLINLREGLVIISGCEKGEFFEAVLNKSLEEAEEIAEFYDILEIQPLTMYMHLVDKGLVATPEEIKTAIRKVIDIGAKLNKPVIATGNVHYLEPRDKLYRDITIHGITGFSPLKDQRKPDAHFRTTEEMLEEFQFLGQDKAYEVVVTNTVELSDRFEEIKLFPDKLFTPILEGADEEIRNTCYETAKSIYGEELPEVIVARLEKELIPIIKYGFSANYLISERLVKKSNQDGYLVGSRGSVGSSVVATFLGISEVNPLPAHYICVNSECKHSEWFLDGSVRSGFDLPEKECPDCGGTLKGEGQDIPFETFLGFKGDKVPDIDLNFSGDYQPHAHNYTKVLFSEKSVFRAGTIGTVAEKTAFGFAKKYEEHHQKKWRGAELNRLASGCTGVKRSTGQHPGGIVVVPDYIEVEDVTPVQFPADDVNAEWKTTHFDYHAFEENLLKLDILGHDDPTMMRMLQDLTGVDPTTIPMNDPKVMSMFNSTEALGVTPEQIRSPVATFGVPEMGTKFVRQMLVESQPTSFADLLQISGLSHGTGVWLGNAQDLIKNGTCNIKTVIGCRDDIMLFLIYKTGMDASLAFKITESVRKGRGLPQEWIDEMKNCKVPQWYIDSCLKIQYMFPKAHAAAYVISAVRTAFFKLYHPIEYYATYFTVRADEIDIELMCQGYDAIYRKITEIEQLGFQAPPKEKNMLPVLEMGLEMAARGFSLKSIDLYRSEATKFIVDGKSLIPPFSALAGIGDNAARNIAAARDHGEFLSVEDFQQKSKASKTIVELLSNMGCFRGLPESNQLSLF